Within Desulfobacter sp., the genomic segment ATTCCCCCCTGCTGAAGGGGGTGGAACCGGAGACCAAATTTTATTTTGTCCACTCCTACCATATCACCCCTGAAGATCCGTCCGTGATCCTCTCCACTACCACCTATGACTACGAATATGCGTCTGCGGTGCAGCAGGGGAATATCATGGGCACCCAGTTCCATCCGGAAAAAAGCGGCCGGGCGGGCATGCAGCTTCTGGAAAACTTCATCCACGGCGCGGACCTTCGGGCCAGAGGGCCGGTGGACATCCCGGCCAGGGGACTCTCCAAGCGGGTCATCGCCTGCCTGGACGTCCGGTCCAACGATAACGGGGACCTGGTGGTCACCAAGGGCGACCAATACGATGTCCGGGAGGCGGCGGGCAGCGTCAGGAACCTGGGCAAGCCCGTGGCCCTGGCCGGCAAGTACTACGAGCAGGGGGCCGACGAGATCACCTTTTTGAATATCACCGGATTCAGGGATTTCCCCCTGGAGGACATGCCCATGCTCCAGGTGCTGGAGGAAACCTCTAAAAACGTTTTCGTGCCCCTGACCATCGGCGGCGGCATCCGGGAATATACCGATGCCGACGGCAGACATTATTCCGCCCTGGATGTGGCGGCCCGGTATTTCAGGTCCGGTGCGGACAAGATCTCCATCGGCTCCGATGCGGTATACGTGGCCCAGGCCTATATTGAATCCGGGGAAAAGACGGGCAAGTCGGCCATCGAAGAGATATCCCGGGTCTACGGGGCCCAGGCCGTGGTCATCTCAGTGGATCCCCAGCGGGTATGGGTGAATTCACCGGACGAGGCGCCCAAACACCATGTGGTTAAATCTTCTGAAACCGGTCCCAATGGGGAGGCCTACTGCTGGTACCAGTGCACGGTAAAGGGCGGCCGGGAGGCCCGGGATCTGGATGCCGTGGCCCTGGCCAAGGCCTGCGAAGCACTGGGGGCCGGAGAAATCCTGCTCAACTGCATTGACAAGGACGGGACCAATTCCGGATTCGACCTGGACCTGGTCAATGCCGTGCGCAATGCCGTGACCATCCCGGTGATCGCTTCATCCGGGGCCGGGTGCGAGGCCCATTTTTCAGAGGTCTTTGAACAGACAAAGGCCGAAGCCGCCCTGGCCGCAGGCATCTTCCACCGGGAAGAGGTGCCCATCCAGGCGGTGAAAAAACATCTGGCGGAAAAGGGCATCGAAGTCCGGCAGTAAACCGCCCGGCAGTAAACCGCCTGGCAGTGAAACGCCTGGCGGTAGGCGGCCTGGCAGTAATCGGGTTATTGTTCGGTAATGTGGCGGAGGGCGGCCGGGGCGATGGCGTCGATATCCAGGTTGAGATCAATGCATCCGGTTTTTACGGCTTCCTTGGGCATGCCGTAAACCACGGAGGAGTTTTCATCCTGGGCGATGTTGAATGAGCCGGCCGCTTTCATGGCCCGGATACCGGCGGCGCCGTCCGCCCCCATGCCGGTCAGGATGATCCCCAGGGCATTGGCCCCGGCATACTGGGCCACCGAGGAAAAGAGCACATCCACGGCCGGGCGCTGGTGGTGGACCATGGGCCCGGTTTTGACCTTCACATAGTACCTTGCCCCGCTGCGCCGCAGGAGCATGTGAAGATTGCCCGGGGCGATGAGGGCCCGGCCGTTGGTGATGGTGTCCCCGTCCTCGGCCTCCTTGACCCGGATCCGGCAGAGCCCGTTGAGACGCTGGGCGAACTGGGCCGTAAACTGGGCCGGCATGTGCTGGACCACCACCACGCCGGGGGAGTTGACCGGCAGCCGGGTGAGGACCCGGCGGATGGCTTCGGTACCGCCGGTGGAGGCGCCCAGGGCGATAATCTTATTGGTGGTGGCGGCCAGGGCCTTGGAAACCGGGCCGTTTCCCTGGGTATCATCCCCGGGTGCCCGGCGTATGGGCTTGAGCCTGGCCCCGGCCACGTTTTTTATTTTCATGGCCAGGTCATTGGCCATCTCTCCCACGGAATAGGCAGATCCCGGTTTTGACACCACTTCCAGGGCCCCGGCGGCAAAGGCGTCCAGGGCCATGCG encodes:
- the hisF gene encoding imidazole glycerol phosphate synthase subunit HisF, which gives rise to MIITVLDYGAGNVRSLINAVEKMGGSVKMVQTPEDILKADKLIFPGVGNYSSMISTLHERGFVDPLRAYLNADRPFLGICVGMQALFEGSEEELVPQESIGFFKGRVERFKTDLSVPHIGWNGINIKQDSPLLKGVEPETKFYFVHSYHITPEDPSVILSTTTYDYEYASAVQQGNIMGTQFHPEKSGRAGMQLLENFIHGADLRARGPVDIPARGLSKRVIACLDVRSNDNGDLVVTKGDQYDVREAAGSVRNLGKPVALAGKYYEQGADEITFLNITGFRDFPLEDMPMLQVLEETSKNVFVPLTIGGGIREYTDADGRHYSALDVAARYFRSGADKISIGSDAVYVAQAYIESGEKTGKSAIEEISRVYGAQAVVISVDPQRVWVNSPDEAPKHHVVKSSETGPNGEAYCWYQCTVKGGREARDLDAVALAKACEALGAGEILLNCIDKDGTNSGFDLDLVNAVRNAVTIPVIASSGAGCEAHFSEVFEQTKAEAALAAGIFHREEVPIQAVKKHLAEKGIEVRQ
- a CDS encoding chemotaxis response regulator protein-glutamate methylesterase; this encodes MKETNVLIVDDSAIVRKVLSKELGAKQGIKVVGTAPDPYVARDKIVYLKPDVITLDIEMPRMDGITFLKKLMAYHPLPVIIVSSLTAQGSRMALDAFAAGALEVVSKPGSAYSVGEMANDLAMKIKNVAGARLKPIRRAPGDDTQGNGPVSKALAATTNKIIALGASTGGTEAIRRVLTRLPVNSPGVVVVQHMPAQFTAQFAQRLNGLCRIRVKEAEDGDTITNGRALIAPGNLHMLLRRSGARYYVKVKTGPMVHHQRPAVDVLFSSVAQYAGANALGIILTGMGADGAAGIRAMKAAGSFNIAQDENSSVVYGMPKEAVKTGCIDLNLDIDAIAPAALRHITEQ